In Oncorhynchus mykiss isolate Arlee chromosome 1, USDA_OmykA_1.1, whole genome shotgun sequence, the following proteins share a genomic window:
- the vax1 gene encoding ventral anterior homeobox 1, protein MEVRYNQEPEPGMGLKNGIKDGKDGKDSQGNLSKTFLKDQQESFSPSGTVESCEKNRGTGDPDYCRRILVRDAKGSIREIILPKGLDLDRPKRTRTSFTAEQLYRLEMEFQRCQYVVGRERTELARQLNLSETQVKVWFQNRRTKQKKDQGKDSELRSVVSETAATCSVLRLLEQGRLLTPPGLPGLLQHCGNGSLGAALRGPSMGMASNGSSSSSSGASSGTAGGSPPLPIVTSSGTVAGLQSSPSAHGLFSFPMPSLLGSVATRMSSNPLSMAGSLAGNLQELSARYLSSSAFEPYSRTNGKESVDKNVLE, encoded by the exons ATGGAGGTCAGATACAACCAAGAGCCTGAACCAGGGATGGGGCTGAAGAATGGCATAAAGGATGGGAAAGACGGCAAGGATTCCCAGGGAAACCTTTCCAAAACCTTCCTAAAGGATCAGCAGGAGTCCTTCTCGCCATCTGGGACGGTGGAAAGCTGTGAGAAAAACCGGGGGACGGGGGACCCGGACTACTGCCGGAGAATACTTGTCCGAG ATGCAAAAGGGTCTATCCGAGAGATCATTCTGCCAAAGGGACTGGATTTGGACCGTCCCAAACGAACCCGGACCTCTTTCACCGCAGAGCAACTCTATCGTCTGGAGATGGAGTTCCAGAGGTGCCAGTATGTGGTTGGGAGGGAACGAACAGAACTGGCCCGCCAGCTAAATCTATCTGAAACGCAG GTTAAAGTTTGGTTCCAGAACCGACGCACAAAACAGAAAAAGGACCAGGGCAAAGATTCAGAGCTGCGCTCAGTGGTGTCGGAGACGGCGGCCACCTGCAGTGTATTGAGACTTCTGGAGCAGGGCCGGCTCCTCACGCCACCAGGCCTGCCGGGGCTCCTGCAGCACTGTGGCAACGGCTCCCTGGGTGCCGCCCTGCGAGGACCCTCCATGGGCATGGCCAGCAacggaagcagcagcagcagcagtggtgccAGCTCAGGGACGGCCGGCGGCAGTCCCCCTCTACCTATAGTGACGAGCTCAGGGACAGTGGCAGGCCTCCAGAGCTCCCCGTCAGCTCACGGCCTGTTCAGCTTCCCCATGCCCTCTCTGCTTGGCAGTGTGGCCACCCGCATGTCCTCCAACCCGCTCTCAATGGCCGGCTCCCTGGCCGGGAACCTGCAGGAACTGTCTGCCCGCTATCTGAGCTCTTCTGCTTTTGAACCTTACTCACGGACCAATGGCAAGGAGAGTGTGGACAAAAACGTTTTGGAATGA